In one Saccharibacillus brassicae genomic region, the following are encoded:
- a CDS encoding LTA synthase family protein: MNITPTPSRTSRRPDKAFLIVFGLLFVKLLLLRWFFFAEFELGGLVIDLSTALALTCLLELLVPRRWRAGTAWTANLVLSLFFFAAAVYHSYFGSVPTYVVLGSLGQVPEVGNMVGGLIKPAYFLFFADLLYLAGRTAARFVRRKRSRSGLSFGGRGTPLTWGETATRMSRIAVSALLIVCLLLSGIWISRSSAISNEIVRAENVGFFNYQVSTAIDKRKEREFLASTSPEEIAAQVKSLQQSFPYTDQAGSAPNGAASAQPGKPALFGAAQGKNVIVVQMESFQNFVLGYELDGREVTPNLNKLAKRSFYFPNIFQQIGPGNTSDAEFISNTSIYPTAQIAMSTGYGDREIPSSPRLLEQKGYKTATFQINSATFWDRNQLYPALGFQQYYDKPNYKNDRFNNFGASDEEMYRVGLEKIDEMRADGSPFYAQFVTTSSHAPFDVPEGFPQFGIPERLQGTQLGNYLNAQHYTDYALGELIQSLKDKGLWEDTLLLVYGDHGGLSTAENDPAWVSSMLGIPYDVNASRFNIPLLIHVPGKEQGEEIELAGGQMDFVPTLMNLLGISLDQENHTVFGRDLLNTDRNVVGIRYYLPTGSFVGDGVLFVPGEGFEDGTAISLDTHEPVTDLEPYREDYEYILQLMKLSDDYMKILPKRGLPGIGA, from the coding sequence ATGAATATCACTCCGACTCCATCCCGAACGAGCCGCAGACCCGATAAAGCTTTCCTGATCGTATTCGGCCTGTTGTTCGTCAAACTGCTGCTGCTGCGCTGGTTTTTCTTCGCCGAATTCGAGCTCGGCGGACTGGTCATCGACTTGTCGACGGCACTTGCGCTGACGTGCCTGCTGGAACTGCTCGTGCCGCGCCGCTGGCGCGCGGGCACAGCGTGGACGGCCAATCTCGTCTTGTCGTTGTTCTTTTTCGCGGCGGCCGTCTATCATTCCTATTTCGGTTCGGTCCCGACGTATGTCGTGCTCGGCTCGCTGGGTCAGGTACCTGAAGTCGGCAACATGGTGGGCGGACTGATCAAGCCGGCTTACTTCCTGTTCTTCGCCGATCTGCTCTATCTGGCAGGCCGTACCGCCGCGCGGTTCGTGCGCCGCAAGCGTTCGCGGAGCGGCTTGTCGTTCGGCGGCCGCGGAACGCCTCTTACGTGGGGCGAGACCGCGACGCGTATGAGCCGGATCGCCGTGTCCGCGCTGCTGATCGTCTGCCTGCTGCTGTCGGGCATCTGGATCAGCCGCAGCTCGGCGATCAGCAACGAGATCGTGCGCGCGGAAAACGTCGGCTTTTTCAACTATCAGGTCAGTACGGCGATCGACAAGCGCAAAGAGCGGGAGTTTCTCGCTTCGACTTCGCCGGAAGAAATTGCCGCGCAGGTCAAGTCGCTCCAGCAGTCGTTCCCGTATACGGATCAAGCGGGCAGCGCCCCGAACGGGGCGGCAAGCGCGCAGCCGGGGAAGCCGGCGTTGTTCGGAGCGGCCCAAGGCAAGAACGTCATCGTTGTCCAGATGGAATCGTTCCAGAATTTCGTGCTGGGCTACGAACTGGATGGCCGGGAAGTGACGCCGAACCTGAACAAGCTGGCGAAGCGAAGCTTTTATTTCCCGAATATTTTTCAACAGATCGGTCCGGGCAACACGTCGGATGCGGAATTTATCTCCAACACGTCGATCTACCCGACCGCGCAGATTGCGATGTCGACCGGCTACGGAGACCGGGAGATTCCGAGTTCGCCGCGCTTGCTGGAACAAAAAGGATACAAAACGGCCACGTTCCAGATCAACAGCGCGACGTTCTGGGATCGCAACCAACTGTATCCGGCGCTCGGTTTTCAACAGTATTACGACAAGCCGAATTACAAAAACGACCGGTTCAACAACTTCGGCGCTTCGGATGAAGAGATGTACCGGGTCGGCCTGGAGAAAATCGACGAGATGCGAGCCGACGGTTCGCCGTTCTATGCCCAATTCGTCACGACGTCCAGCCACGCTCCGTTCGACGTGCCGGAAGGATTTCCGCAGTTCGGCATTCCCGAGCGGCTGCAGGGGACCCAACTGGGCAACTATCTGAACGCGCAGCATTATACGGATTACGCGCTCGGCGAACTGATCCAAAGCCTCAAAGACAAAGGGCTGTGGGAAGACACGCTGCTGCTCGTATACGGCGATCACGGCGGATTGTCGACGGCCGAGAACGATCCCGCGTGGGTCTCGTCGATGCTCGGCATTCCGTACGACGTTAACGCGAGCCGGTTCAATATTCCGCTGCTGATTCACGTGCCGGGCAAGGAGCAGGGAGAAGAGATCGAACTGGCCGGCGGACAGATGGACTTCGTGCCGACGTTGATGAATCTGCTGGGCATTTCTTTGGACCAAGAAAACCATACGGTGTTCGGCCGCGACCTGCTCAATACGGACCGCAACGTGGTCGGTATCCGCTACTATCTGCCGACCGGTTCGTTCGTGGGCGACGGCGTGCTGTTCGTGCCCGGCGAAGGGTTCGAAGACGGAACGGCCATCTCGCTCGACACGCACGAACCGGTGACGGATCTTGAACCGTACCGCGAAGATTACGAGTATATTTTGCAATTAATGAAGCTTTCCGACGATTACATGAAAATTTTACCCAAACGCGGTCTGCCGGGCATAGGCGCATAA
- a CDS encoding DNA-3-methyladenine glycosylase I translates to MPQQTVRCRWVNEDPLYIRYHDEEWGVPVHDDRRWFELLILEGAQAGLSWYTVLKKRERYREVFDGFDPEIVAAYDTDKIEALMGDAGIIRNRLKLESAIRNANAFLRVQQEFGSFDAYIWRFVDGCPIVGHRTSPEEVPARTDVSDRLSRDLKTRGFGFVGSTICYALMQASGLVDDHLTGCFRGGGAPARPEFAQERSESESDRPPIG, encoded by the coding sequence ATGCCGCAGCAGACGGTCCGATGCCGCTGGGTGAACGAAGATCCGCTGTATATCCGGTATCACGACGAAGAATGGGGCGTGCCCGTGCACGACGATCGCCGCTGGTTCGAACTGCTGATTCTGGAAGGCGCGCAGGCCGGGCTCAGTTGGTATACGGTGTTGAAAAAAAGGGAGCGGTACCGCGAAGTGTTCGACGGTTTCGATCCCGAGATTGTCGCGGCTTACGATACGGACAAAATCGAAGCGCTGATGGGCGACGCGGGCATTATCCGCAATCGGCTGAAGCTTGAATCGGCGATCCGCAACGCCAACGCTTTTCTGCGCGTGCAGCAGGAGTTCGGCAGCTTCGATGCCTATATCTGGCGCTTCGTGGACGGCTGTCCGATTGTCGGACACCGGACTTCGCCCGAAGAAGTGCCGGCGCGCACCGACGTGTCGGACCGGCTGAGCCGCGATCTCAAAACGCGCGGTTTCGGCTTCGTCGGCAGCACAATCTGCTACGCGCTCATGCAGGCGTCCGGGCTGGTCGACGACCATTTGACCGGCTGCTTTCGCGGGGGCGGGGCACCGGCGCGGCCGGAATTTGCGCAAGAGCGGAGCGAAAGCGAGTCGGATCGGCCTCCGATCGGGTAA